A stretch of DNA from Candidatus Poribacteria bacterium:
TTGAATCCTTCCGCCATAATTGCCTTGGCTCTATCGATCGTTGTGCCGTGCCAGACGGTGATGACGTTCTTAAACTCTGTATTCCAGCCTACATTGATAAAGCTGCGAATCCATTTGGGCTCAACGCCGTGGCGAATCGCAAATTCCTCCAGCGTCAGATTGGGGTTTTGTGCAGCTTGTTTGTCAAACTTTTCCGCCAACCAAGCAAAGTCTTTATCTTCAAATCGCCGCTGGTAGAGATCTTTTTGTTGCCGATCTTTTCTCTTTTTCGCCAATGTAAAACCCCTCTTCATGACAAGCACCAGACATTTCCGGTGAACGGTGGGAATAGACAATCGAGTAGAACACCGGCTTCGTCCCGTCCACCACAGTCGACAAAATTGGTCTTTAGTTCGTTGAACCGGAGACGACCGCAGAGGAGTTGTAAAAAGGTTAGGTCCGGAAACTGTGCATCGCCATCCTCGACCGAATCGGGCGACCAGTTGGAGATGTCCATTATTTTTCCGCCGTTAAATTTCAGTTGAATGCCGCTTCGGTAGTAATTCAGTTTCAGTTCGCCGTTATAGCCTTCTGCGACAGTTCCTACGAGATTCTTTTCTAAAGCAGGCCGGATATGCCGTAAAAAGGCGACTAGATCCGGCACACGGATGTACAATCCATACGGTTCATCCACGCGGATTTTATTTCCCAGCAAGGCGTGGTAGGTGGGATGTGTGCGTCCAAGTTCAAGGTTGATAGCCTTCAATTCTTGGTTTTTATGACTGCCATATGCAGGCATTGCTTGCGCGATCTTCCATAGTCCACGCAACACACTCGGCATCAGGTTCAGATAACCTACGCCGGATTTGAGTTCCATTTGAACGATGTACAGCGCGTTGTCCTCTATCCACGGGTAGTATTGTACGTAGCCCAACCGATCGCCCGCCGCTGTCTCAATTATTAGCCATTTCCAGTGTGCAAAATCGTTTTCCGAACGTCCGCCGAACTCATAATTCCATTCCGCCTCTGACCGTAGGGTCGAGAAAGGTTGACGACAACTAGCACAGTCATACAACTTTCGAATGAAGGCGTGGTCATCGTCTACGACGGGACGCAGATGATATTTTTCGGAGTCACCATCTTTCAGCTTCGGCAGATCGATTCCAGCTATGGCTCTTCCGCTGGCGACCTCCATTGCCATCTCATATCCGAATTGGCGATAATACCACGGGATGCCGGTGATGCCTTGCATCAGTTCTCCCTTTGCTGCGCTCAAGCCATGTATCACCTCAAACTGTTTTCGCACCAACCCGCGTCGGCGATATTCTGGTTCCGTGACGACCACCTCGGGACGCCCAAATTTGAATGGAATCCCACGGTATGTCCACATCTGGGAGATAAGGCAGATTGAAGAAACGATTTTGTTCGTGTGGGTGTCTTCCACCACCGTAAAATCGCTCGCTTTCACCGTTGGGTGATGGCCTGACATCAAAC
This window harbors:
- a CDS encoding GNAT family N-acetyltransferase yields the protein MSTNSILSQMPIDLGDNLILRFAGPEDVDALAEFNARVFEDEKVGVLVRGLMSGHHPTVKASDFTVVEDTHTNKIVSSICLISQMWTYRGIPFKFGRPEVVVTEPEYRRRGLVRKQFEVIHGLSAAKGELMQGITGIPWYYRQFGYEMAMEVASGRAIAGIDLPKLKDGDSEKYHLRPVVDDDHAFIRKLYDCASCRQPFSTLRSEAEWNYEFGGRSENDFAHWKWLIIETAAGDRLGYVQYYPWIEDNALYIVQMELKSGVGYLNLMPSVLRGLWKIAQAMPAYGSHKNQELKAINLELGRTHPTYHALLGNKIRVDEPYGLYIRVPDLVAFLRHIRPALEKNLVGTVAEGYNGELKLNYYRSGIQLKFNGGKIMDISNWSPDSVEDGDAQFPDLTFLQLLCGRLRFNELKTNFVDCGGRDEAGVLLDCLFPPFTGNVWCLS